Below is a genomic region from Burkholderia pseudomultivorans.
GCTGCGCGACGCGTATCCGGTCAACCGTGCGTTCGCCGACGTCGTCCAGGACGAACCGGAAGTGCATGTCGAGCCGGGCTTCGAAGGCGAGCTGCACGCGTTCAACCTGTTCAAGTACCTGTCGCGCTCGGACGTCACCTGGAATCCGTCGGTCACGTCGGTGTGCGGCCGCAGCCTGTTCTGCCCGACGACCGAGGAGTTCATCCTGCCGGTTTTTCATGGCAACGACCGCGTCGAGTGGTTCCTGCAGCTGTCCGACGAAATCGTGTGGGACATCGGCGACAAGAATACCGGCGCGCCGCGCGCGCGGATCACGATGCGCGCCGGCGACATCTGCGCGATGCCGGCCGACATCCGGCACCAGGGCTACTCGACGAAGCGCTCGATGCTGCTGGTCTGGGAAAACGCGACGCCGGACCTGCCGCAACGATACGAGCGCGGCGAACTCACGCCGTATCCGATCGAGTTTTGAGCCGCACACGCGGATCCGCACAACACCGAGGACGATTCATGCAAACCCAACTGTTCATCGACGGCCGCTTCGTCGACGCCGTCGAGCGCGGCACCATCGACGTGCTCAACCCGCACGACGGCTCGCTCATCACCAGGATCGCGGCCGCCACCGCCGCGGATGTCGATCTCGCGGTCGACGCGGCGACCCGCGCGTTCCCGAAGTGGTCGGCGATGCCCGCGGCCGAGCGCGGCCGGCTGCTGCTGCGCCTCGCCGACGCGATCGACGCGCATGCCGAGGAACTGGCGCAGCTCGAATCGCTGGACACCGGCCATCCGATTCGCGATTCGCGCGCGCTCGACGTGCCGCGCACGGCCGGCTGCTTCCGGTATTTCGGCGGCATGGCCGACAAGCTGCAGGGCTCGGTGATTCCCGTCGAGACGGGTTTCCTGAACTACGTGCAGCGTGCGCCGATCGGCGTCGTGGGCCAGATCGTGCCGTGGAATTTCCCGCTGATGTTCACGAGCTGGAAGATGGGCCCCGCGCTTGCCGCGGGCAATACGGTCGTGCTCAAGCCGTCGGAAATCACGCCGCTGTCGACGCTGCGCATCGTCGAGCTGATGGCCGAGGTCGGCTTCCCGGCGGGCGTCATCAACATCGTGCCCGGCTATGGTCATACCGCGGGCCAGCGGCTGGCCGAACACCCGGGCGTCGGCAAGATCGCGTTCACGGGTTCGACCGCGACGGGGCGCCGCATCGTCGAAGCATCGCAGGGCAACCTGAAGCGCGTGCAACTGGAGCTGGGCGGCAAGGGCGCGAACCTCGTGTTCGACGATGCGAACCTCGACGCCGCGATCAACGGCGCCGCGTGGGCGATCTTCCACAACCAGGGGCAGGCGTGCATCGCAGGCTCGCGGCTCGTGCTGCACGAGCGCATCGCCGACGAATTCCTCGAGCGCTTCGTGTCGCTGGCATCGTCGATCCGCGTCGGCAATCCGCTCGACCCGAACACCGAGATGGGCCCGCTGACGTCGAAGCAGCACCTGGACCGCGTGCTGTCCTTCGTCGACGTGGCGCGCGAGCAGGGCGGTCGCGTGCTGGCCGGCGGCAGCGCTCCGCAGGATGCGGCGCTCGCGAACGGCTACTACGTGCGTCCGACGATCATCGAGGCAAAGTCGGCGGCCGACCGCATCGCGCAGGAAGAAGTGTTCGGTCCGTTCGTCACGGTGCTGCGCTTCGGCAGCGACGAAGAGGCGCTGTCCATCGCCAATGCGACCGAATACGGGCTGGGCAGCGGGCTGTGGACGAACGACCTGTCCCGCGCGCATCGGATGGCGTCGCAGATCCATGCGGGCATGTGCTGGATCAACTGCTACAAGCGCGTCAATCCGGGCAGCCCGTTCGGCGGCGTCGGCAAGTCCGGCTACGGCCGCGAGATGGGCTTCGAGGCGATGCACGACTACACGGAAGCACGCTCGGTATGGGTCAACGTCGACGGCCACGTGCCGCCGCACTTCAAGCGCTGAGGATCCGATGGAACGCTTCGTCTATCAGGGCTCGCCGTCCCGCGTGGTGTTCGAATGGGATGCGCTCGCGAAGCTGCCGGACGAGCTGAGCGCGCTCGGCGCGCGCCGCGCGCTGATCCTGTGCACGCCGGAGCAGCGCCCGCTCGCCGAGCGGGTCGGCGCGCTGCTCGGCGAACGGGCGGCGGGCATATGCGCGCAGGCCGTGATGCACGTGCCGGTCGAGGTCGCGCGGGCCGCGCGCGACGCAGCGGCGGCCGCCGACGCCGACTGCTGCGTCGCGATCGGCGGCGGCTCGACGATCGGGCTGGGCAAGGCGATCGCGCTGGAGTCGTCGCTGCCGATCCTCGCGGTGCCGACGACCTATGCCGGCTCCGAGATGACGCCGATCTACGGCCTCACGGAAGGGCGCCTGAAGCGTACCGGACGCGACGCGCGCGTCCTGCCGCGTACGGTGCTTTACGATCCGTCGCTGACGCTGTCGCTGCCGCCCGGCATCTCGGCCGCGTCCGGCATCAATGCGATGGCGCATGCGGTCGAGGCGCTCTATGCAGTGGACGCGAACCCGGTCATCAGCCTGATGGCGGAAGAGTCGATTCGCGCGCTCGGCGACGCGTTGCCGACCGTGGTTCGCGCGCCGGACGACCGCGACGCGCGCAGCCGCGCGCTCTATGGTGCGTGGCTGGCCGGCACCTGCCTCGGCGCGGTGGGGATGGCGCTGCACCACAAGCTTTGCCATACGCTCGGCGGC
It encodes:
- a CDS encoding maleylacetate reductase, with product MERFVYQGSPSRVVFEWDALAKLPDELSALGARRALILCTPEQRPLAERVGALLGERAAGICAQAVMHVPVEVARAARDAAAAADADCCVAIGGGSTIGLGKAIALESSLPILAVPTTYAGSEMTPIYGLTEGRLKRTGRDARVLPRTVLYDPSLTLSLPPGISAASGINAMAHAVEALYAVDANPVISLMAEESIRALGDALPTVVRAPDDRDARSRALYGAWLAGTCLGAVGMALHHKLCHTLGGTFNLPHAQTHAAMLPHTAHYNHAAAPAALRRVARALGGDDAADAGPLLFRLNERLGIAPALADLGMPQDGLDEAADLACSNPYANPRPIERAAIRELLQRAWEGRAPR
- a CDS encoding aldehyde dehydrogenase family protein gives rise to the protein MQTQLFIDGRFVDAVERGTIDVLNPHDGSLITRIAAATAADVDLAVDAATRAFPKWSAMPAAERGRLLLRLADAIDAHAEELAQLESLDTGHPIRDSRALDVPRTAGCFRYFGGMADKLQGSVIPVETGFLNYVQRAPIGVVGQIVPWNFPLMFTSWKMGPALAAGNTVVLKPSEITPLSTLRIVELMAEVGFPAGVINIVPGYGHTAGQRLAEHPGVGKIAFTGSTATGRRIVEASQGNLKRVQLELGGKGANLVFDDANLDAAINGAAWAIFHNQGQACIAGSRLVLHERIADEFLERFVSLASSIRVGNPLDPNTEMGPLTSKQHLDRVLSFVDVAREQGGRVLAGGSAPQDAALANGYYVRPTIIEAKSAADRIAQEEVFGPFVTVLRFGSDEEALSIANATEYGLGSGLWTNDLSRAHRMASQIHAGMCWINCYKRVNPGSPFGGVGKSGYGREMGFEAMHDYTEARSVWVNVDGHVPPHFKR